Part of the Desulfatiglans sp. genome is shown below.
TCTTCAGAGTTAATAGATAATTCCTTTACATCATTAACACAGCGTGCTTTTCGAGGGGATCTGTAAATAAAACTGTTTTATATGCTGTAATAAAAATTAGTTTCATCCGTTTAATTAAATATTTTACACAAAAGATCTGGATTTAAAATCATGATGAACGATATTCCAGAAATAAGGAAAAGAGCTTCTGAACTTAGAAAGACTGAGAACTATACAGAGGCAGCATCTCTCTATGGTGAGTTATGGCTTGATCATAGAGAGGTATGTAATGAATGGGATGGATGGGGTTATGCTACCTGCCTTCGTAAAACCGGTAATTCTGAAATGGCACTGGAAATTTGCCGGGAGGTATATAAGGAGCACCCTAAATTTGAAAAAGGTAACGATCTATATGCCTGGTGTATTTATGATACCGAAATAAAGAAGAGTGACGAAGATATTAAAAAGGATGAAAAGAGCTTCTATAAGGCTGCCAATGCAATCTTGGAACTCACTCAACAAAGCCAGTATTCACCCTATACTAAAACTGTATTTCAGGTTATCGATTACATAACCAAGAACAATGCTTCATATCCGGCAGATAATGTTCTCCAATGGGTGAATAGATTGGATCCAAAATCTTTATCCCATGTCCCATTTTCTTTTAAAGATAAAGAACAAAAAGAAAGAGAGATTCTATCAGACCATGAAAAATATTATACAGTAAAAACCAAAGCTTTGTATATTTATGGTGTTTATCAGGAGTGTATAGACCTTTGCAATGCAGCACTTAAAGAAATCAATAAATTCCATTATAATAACGACATCTGGTTAAAGCGAAGAGTTGCGCTTGCGAAATCAAAGTTAGGGGATAAAGAAAGTGCTTTAACTGAACTGGAATGTATCCTGATTGCAAAAAAAGAATGGTTCATCCAGTATGAATTGGCACAAATTTGCTATGAGATGGGAGATAGAGAAAAGGCGTTAAAGTATTGTGTTGAAGCAGCATTGAATTATGGGAAGGATGAAAACAAATGGGAGCTTTTTCTTTTCATGGCACAAATATTGAAGGATATGGGAGAGCCCGATATTGCAAAGCAGCATTTAGCATTTGCTGTAATAATTAGAGAAGAAAAAGGTTGGAAAATCCCTGAAACTTTGAATAGAATGATTTCAGAATGCGATATCCAAGATATTGGCAGTTTAAAAAGGAAAGAATTATATAGTCAGCTTAAATCATTTTGGGATTTAAAAAAATATTCAGACCTGCCATTAATGAATGGTACAGTAAAAACAATTCTCCCAAATGGAAAAGCAGGATTTATTACTGGCGATGATAAAAATGATTACTATTTTGAGGTTAGTGAATTTAAGGGAAATATAAGAGCATTGAACACAGGGCTGAAAGTTAAGTATAGTATTGCCAATAGCTTTGATAAGAAAAAAAATATAAAAACAAAAAAAGCAATATTAATAAAGGAGATAAAAGAAAACCGATCCGCTTAAAAGTGATCAAATAGTATTCTATTTTCAATAATCTAAAAGGGAAGTTGGAAAAAAATGGATTTTAAAAAACTGAATCTCGATCGTAATAAAATTGATGGAACCATTCAAGAATGCGCAGGCCTGGATGAAAAACCAAAGCCTCAGCAAAAAGGCAATGGCTATCATTATACTATTATGAAAAATGGCAAAGAAGTTAAATTTATTATCTACTTAAATGGCGATGGGACAACAACTTTAACCCCTGCTGGAAAAAATACAGTCCTTTCTATCGAGATCTTAGAATTTATTGTTGGAAGATGTTTAATAACAGAAAAGAAACACTTTGAATTATCTTTTAAAAGTGTTCCGGACGAAAATTTTGACCAGTTACTGGCTTTTTTATGTGAAGACAGAAATGCTGAAGTTGTAAATGACGATGTCAGAACAAATCAGAGAATTATAAAAATAAAAAGCCAGTTTAGCGATGAAATAACACTTACATATTACAGTAATAAAACAGTCCTTGTTCAGGGTAAACCGCTAAGTTTATACGTGGATGTAAAATTGTTTTTTTATGAAACACTTTCTCTAGAAGAAGTCGTCGAAAAAGAATCCGAGGAATATAATATTGATATAAAGGTTAATGATATCCGCCATGAATTCGTGCAATTAATGCCAAATGCCTACCCTTATTTAGAGGAAAAGGTAATTAAAGTAATAACGCCTTCACTATCACTATTAAAACTGAATATTCAATTAGAGGATTATTCTTCTTTTGTTTTCCCTGTTTTAAAAGGGCTGGAAGGTTATATCAAGCAAATACTTAGAGACAAAGGAAGTGATAATAGTGTCAGATTTGTAAGTAGTTTAGGGTGCCTATTCAAGCCAAGAATTGATGAATTGCAAGACTTCGCAAAATTAGATATTGCTTGTGACAAGACATGCGAAGTAATAGAAAAGTCATATTCTTATTGGAAGTCAAAAAGACATCCTTATTTCCACATGGATAGGCATATAGAGATGACACCCATTCTATATAAGAAAGAAGATGCTGAAGCGATTGTTTATGAGACATTGACCCTTATTGAAGAAACATATTCAAAAATTATCTAATATGAAAAATTATTATAAAATAAAAAAAACGAACTTTAAACAATACCCCTACATTGTTTTTTCAACCTGTTATAT
Proteins encoded:
- a CDS encoding cold shock domain-containing protein; translated protein: MMNDIPEIRKRASELRKTENYTEAASLYGELWLDHREVCNEWDGWGYATCLRKTGNSEMALEICREVYKEHPKFEKGNDLYAWCIYDTEIKKSDEDIKKDEKSFYKAANAILELTQQSQYSPYTKTVFQVIDYITKNNASYPADNVLQWVNRLDPKSLSHVPFSFKDKEQKEREILSDHEKYYTVKTKALYIYGVYQECIDLCNAALKEINKFHYNNDIWLKRRVALAKSKLGDKESALTELECILIAKKEWFIQYELAQICYEMGDREKALKYCVEAALNYGKDENKWELFLFMAQILKDMGEPDIAKQHLAFAVIIREEKGWKIPETLNRMISECDIQDIGSLKRKELYSQLKSFWDLKKYSDLPLMNGTVKTILPNGKAGFITGDDKNDYYFEVSEFKGNIRALNTGLKVKYSIANSFDKKKNIKTKKAILIKEIKENRSA